In Tsukamurella tyrosinosolvens, the genomic window ACGTCGACGACGCGGGCGATCGCCACCTCGACGGCACGACAGGAGAGACTCATGACCGACACCACCCGGAGCGCGCGATCCGAGGAGATCTGGATCCTCGGGGCGAGCGGGCGCATAGGGAGCGCCGTCACCGCCGACCTCGCCGCCCGCGGACTCACGCCCGTCCTCGTCGGACGCGCCGCCGACGGCGACCGGTTGCGCAGGACCACCGCGGACATCGGGAGCCGAACCGTCCTTGCGAACGGCATCGACGACATCGCGACCGAGATCGCCCGGCAGCGACCTGCCGTGGTATTCAACGGCATCGGGAACTACGTCGAGACGGCCCCGGTCATCGCCAGGGCGTGCATGCCCGGCGGGCACTACCTCGACCTGGCCGCAGACCTGACCGCCGTCCCCCGGCTGCTCGACCTGGACGGGGAGGCGCAACAGGCGGGCAGCACGCTGGTGACCGGATCGGGCTTCGGCGTGCTGGCCACCGAAGCCGTCGTGATCAAGCTGTGCGAGGACCGCCCGACCCCCGCCGCCGTGCGCGTCGACGCGCTCGCCTCGGTGTCCCTCAGCGCCGGAGTCGTCGGGGCCGCCTTCGCCGCCTCCATGATCGACATGTTCGCCACCGGGGGACGTCGGTACACCGACGGACGCATGGTCACCGCACGCCTCGGCGCCGACCTCCAGAACCTCACCCTCCCCGACGGGGAACAGGCGACGTCCGCGGGCGCTCCCACCGCCGAACTCCTCGCCGCCCACCGGGCCAGCGGTGCGCCGTCCGTCACCGCGACCACCGGCGTGGCTCCGACCTCGCGCGCCGTGCGAGCCGTCGCCCCTCTCGTCGGAACGCTGCTGTCCATCGGGCCGCTGCGCCGCCTCGCCCTCAGCCGGGTGTCCAGGGCCACGATGAAGGATTCTCCGGCCCCTCGCCGTCACTCGTGGGGACACGCGGTAGTCACCTGGGCGGACGGCACGCGCCGCGAGGGGTGGCTGCGCGCCGAGGACGGCATGGCCTACACCGCCTCGGTGGCCGCTTCGGTGGCCGCCCACCTCGCCCGCGGCGACGGTCGGCCGGGCGCCTACACACCCGGCGTCCTGTTCGGCGCCGACCTCGCCGAGGAGGCGGGCGGACGGTTCCTCCTCGACATCGCAGCCGGGAGCGGACCCGCCGTGTGAACGACGCGCCGGTGCGATACCTCTAGGCCAAGCGCTCTGCCCGGCGCTTGCCGGACCACAGCTCCTCGACGACGACCTGCACGAGCAGCGCGATCGCGCTCCACACCAGCGCGGCCAGCGGCGTTGCCCCGGCGGCGACGGCCGCGACGCCGGCGCCGAGCAGGGCCAGGGTGATGCCGACGGTGACGGCGCGGTGGCCGTCGAACCCGGTGAGGTAGGCGTCCATGATCTCGATCCCGAGCACCGCAGCCGCGAGCGGAATGACGAACGCCGACGCGACCACCACGTTGCTCACGTGGGCCTCGTGCGAGATGCCCAGTGCCTCGACGTGCAGGCCGGCGCCGAAGGCGGCGATCGCCATGAAGATCGCGATGTGCCCGTAGCCCCAGGCGAAGCACTTGTTGGTGTTGCGGACCAGCGCGTGCCCGACGGGGATCGAGAAGTAGATCCACCAGATCGACAGGTTGAGCACCATCGCCGCGACGCCGAGCACGGCGATGTCGAGGCTCCAACCCTGCGCCTTGAGCAGCGCCTGCAGCGCGACGACGGTGCCGACCACACCCTCACCCAGGGTGATGATGGTGAGCAGGCCGTACCGCTCCGCGATGTGGTGCGGGTTCCACGGGGTGCGCTGGCGCCGCTCGGCGACGTACGGCCCGCCGAGCTCCACGACGTACAGGATCAGGCCGGCCGCGATGATCTGCCCCAGCGTCAGCGGCGCGAACGCCGTGATCAACCAGCCGATCTGCGCGATCGTGATCGCGATGATGTAGGTGACCGCGGCGGTGCGGTACTGCGGCGAGGAGATCGCGACGCGGGTCCACTGCGCGAGCAGCGCCACGCGCATGACCACGTAGCCGATGACGAGCACCGTGTTGTTCGGCCGGTCGCCCGCGGTGATCGACGTGAAGAAGGGCTCGATGCCGAGGGCCATGATGCAGACGCCGATCATCTGCAGCATGGTCACGGCGCGGAAGAGCCAGTCGTCGGTGTCGAACGCCGAGGCCATCCACGTGAAGTTGATCCACGCCCAGATCGCGGCGAAGGCACAGAACCCGAAGCCGAGGAAGGCCGTGAAGTAGTGCGCCTCCGCGATGGCGTCCGCCAGCTGCACCCCGGCGAGGGAGAAGACCACCACGAAGGTGAGGTCGAAGAACAACTCCAGCGTGGTGGCCGTGCGGCCCTCCTCGTGGGGGTCGCGCCCCGCCATGCGGGTCAAGCGGCGGCGCACCGCCGACGGTCCATCGGTCACGGAAGATCTCCTGCTCGTCGCTCGAGTTCGTGATCGCACGAAACGTCGATCATCGTAGGCCGGGTGGACCGCCGGCGCGCGCTGATGTCAGCGCGTGGTGTAGCCGCCGTTCGCGAACAGCGTCTGACCGGTGATCCAGTGGCCGTCGGTGGAGAGGAAGTCGACGATCGGCGCGATGTCCTCGATGAACGTCAGGCGGTTGCCCATGCCCTGCGACTTGTGGAACTCGACGCGCTCCGGCGTCTCCTGGCCGTAGAAGAAGGGCGTGTCCATCGGACCGGGGGCGATGGCGTTGACGCTGATCCCGCGGACGCCGAACTCCTTGGCCGCGGCGCGGTTGAAGTGCTCCACGGGCGACTTGCCGCCCGCGTAGGTGGAGTAGCCGTCGGTGAAGGCGCCGAGCAGCGCGGTGACGATGGTGATGAGCGTGCCGTCGTCGTTGAGCGTGCGGCCCGCCTCCTTGATGAAGAAGTACGCGGCCTTCGCGTTGATGTCCAGCATGGAGTCGTACTCCTCCTCGCTGGTCTCGAGGATCGGCTTGCGCAGCACCTTGCCGACGGTGTTCACGGCCACGTCGACGCCGCCGAACTCGGCGACGGCCGCATCGAACAGCTCGGTGACCTTGGCGGGCGCGGTCAGGTCGCCCTGGAAGAGCAGCGCCTTGCCGCCCGCGGCCTCGACGGCGGCCGCGGTCTCGCGCGCCTCCGCCTCCGACGACGGGCTGTTGTAGTGCACGACCACGTTCGCGCCCAGGCCGGCGAGGTGGCGGCTGACCAGGCCACCGAGGTTCTTGCCGCCACCGGCGACGACCGCGGTCTTCCCTGCGAGCTTCGTCATGGATGTCTCTCCTTCGTCGAATGGGGATACCCTTTGCAATACCCAACGTACGCAGCAAACACACAAGCGACAATCGAATCTTTCCGAAGGATTCACCACTGTTACTTGTGGAATGCTGGTGGGGTGACCACCCCTGATCTCCGCCGGCTCGAGCAGTTCGTCGCCGCGATGGAGGAGCCGTCCCTCGCCGCCGCGGCCGCCCGCCTGCACCTGAGCCAGCAGGCCCTCTCGGCGGCGCTGCGTCAGCTCGAGCGGGAACTCGGCACGCCGCTGTTCACGCGGTCCGGGCGCCGCCTCGCCCCCACCGCCGCCGCCCGGTCCCTGTACGACGGAGCGCCGTCCGTCCTGTCCGGCGCCCGCCTCCTCGCGGCCCGCGCCCGCGCGGCGGGTGCGGAGCGGCCGAGGGTGTTCGTGGTGGGCCGCAGCCCCGCGGTCACCGCCGACGAGGCCTACGAGCTGCTCGAACCGCTCATCGACCGGCCGGAGTCGCCGTCGATCACCGTCCGCGAGCTGTTCCCGTCGGCGATGACCGACGAGCTGGAGCAGGGCACCGTCGACCTGGTGCTGCGCCGGGGCGTCGCCCTCCCGGACCGGCTGGCCGGGGTCACGCTCACCTACCACCGGATGCGGGTCGCGCTGCACCGCGATCACGAGCTGGCGGGCCGGACGTCGCTCGCGCTGGCGGACCTCGCGGGCTCGCCCATCGTGGTGTGGGCACCGCCGCACGCGTCGTTCTACACGGACTTCCTCGTCGCGCAGTGCCGACGCGCGGGCTTCGAACCGGACCTGCTAGTGAACCGCGTGCAGGGCACGCCGCCCGCGACGGCGGTGCTGACCTCGCCGCACGCGGCGGCCTTCGTCACAGATCCGGCGGGGCCGCGGTCCGGCGGGCGGGTCGTGGTCCTGGACCTCGACGACGCGCCGCAGGTCCCCGTCCAGGCGCTGTGGCTGCCGCACACGACGGACCCGCTCCGCGCGGAGCTGCTCGCCGCCTATCCGCCGGCGTGACCGTCGGGCCGGGTCAGCCGGGCTTGCGGGCGGTGACGAACTGCCCCTGCCCGCTGACGGTCTGCTGCACGTCGACGAGGCCGTACTCGCGCAGCCAGCCGGTGATCTCGTCCTTGCCGAACCAGCGGAAGCCGGAGACCCGCTCCGCGGTCGACGACCCGAGGACCGACGTGAGCGGCGTCTGCAGCGAGGTGAACAGCGCGACGCGGCCGCCGGGCTTCGCGACGCGGCAGATCTCGCGGACCGCGAGCCGCGGCGCCGGGATCAGGTACAGCGCGGCGAGGCAGACCACGGTGTCGAAGGTGTCGTCGGGGAAGGGCACGTCGAGCGCGCTGCCACGGACGTAGGCGACGCGGTCGTCGGCGTTGTCGCGGACGGCGCGCTGCAGCATGGCCTCGGAGACGTCGAGGCCGACGACCACGCCCTCGCCGCTGAGCTTGCGGGCCAGCGGCTTCGTGTAGAGGCCGGGGCCGCAGGCGACGTCGAGCAGCTTCTGGTCGCCGCGGCCCGTGAGCTCGTCGAGCAGGACGTCGGTGCGGCTGAGCGTGCCGCTGCCACCGAGGCTGAACAGGCGGGTGAACGCGGGCCGCCACGCCTTCTCGTACACCGCGGCCAGCGCCGGGTTGTGCATGAGCGCGTTGCTCAGCCCCGTCGGCCTCGCGCTGTCGGGCGCGAGGACGTCGAGGTAGCCGTGGCTGCGGTCGGGCTCGCGGCCGAGCCGGCCCGGGTCGAGCAGGGCCTCCACCCGGTCGAGTGCGCTGGTCATGCGGCCACGCTAGCGCGCCGCCCTCCGGGCCGGGTCGGATCGCGGACCGTCTCCCGGCCCCTCCCGACTTAACAGCGTTAGCCCATGCCGCTTCCTGGGGAAACGTCTGCATCTAACGCTGCTAAGTCACGCCGGTCGGCGGTCGAGGGTCGCTGCGTCCATGTCCGCCGCGATGTCGCGCTGGAGCAGGTGCGCGCTGATCGCCATGGCCGCGACGGACCCGGCCCCGGCCGCGACGATGACCTGCGCCATCGGGTTCACGACGTTGCCCGCCGCCCACACTCCCGGCTGCCCGGCGACCGCACCCATCGGGTCGACGGGGACCGTCGGGAAGGGGCCGGCGTCGCCGCGCTCGGCGCCGAGCTGCAGCAGCAGCTCGTCCTGCGGCACGAACCGCGGACCGACGAAGACGGCCTCGCGCTCGATCTCGGTGCCGTCGGCGAGGCGGACGGCCCGCAGCGCGTCCCCGTCGACGACGAGCCCCGCCACCGCACCGTCGACGATGCGGGTGCCGCGCGCCTCGATCGACGCCCGATCGGCGTCGTCGATCTCGAGGCCGTTGGTGAAGAACACCAGGTCGCGCGACCACTGTGGGATCATCAGCGCCTGGTGCACGGACATGGCGGCGTTGTCGCCGCCGAGCACCGCCAGCGGCCAGTCGCGCACCTCGTAGCCGTGGCAGAAGGGGCAGTGGATGGCGTCGCGGCCGAAGCGCTCGGCGACGCCGGGGACGTCGGGCAGCACGTCGGTGAGGCCGGTCGCGACCAGCAGGGTGCGGGCGCGCAGCACCTCGTCGCCGACGGTCACCTCGACGAGGTCGCCGGAGCGGCGCACCGCGGTCGCCGCGCCGTCGAGGATCCGCACGCCGTAGGCCTGCGCCTCGCGGCGGCCGATGGCGAGCAGCTCGGCGGGGTTCAGCCCGTCGTGGCCGAGGTAGCCGTGCATGTGCTCGGCGGGGGCGTTGCGGGGCGCGCCCGCGTCGACGACGGTGACCGCCCGTCGCGCCCGGCCGAGGACCTGCGCGGCGGTGAGCCCGGCGGCCCCGCCGCCGACGATGACGGTGTCCAGGATCTGCGTTTCGTTCATGGATCCACCGTGCTCCAGAAACAGCTGAACCGGCAAGTTTCCTTGCCGGTTCAGCAATTGTTTCGCTGCGGGCGAACCCTACTTGGCGGGGTACTCGTAGATTCCGCGGCCCGACTTCTTGCCGACGTAACCGGCCTCCACCAGGCGCAGCAGCAGCGGCGGCGCGGCGTAGGTGGGCTCCTTGTACTCGGCGTACATCGCGTCGGCGATGAACTTGACCGTGTCCAGGCCGACGAGGTCGGCCAGCTTGAGCGGGCCCATCGGGTGCGCGCAGCCGAGCATCATGCCCTTGTCGATGTCCTCGGCGGTCGCGAAGCCCGACTCGTACATGCGGATCGCCGAGAGCAGGTACGGCACGAGCAGCGCGTTGACGATGAACCCGGAGCGGTCCGTCGCGCGCACGACCTGCTTGCCCAGCACCTCGGACGCGAACTGCTCGGCGCGAGCGGCCGCGGCCTCCGACGTCGACAGCGAGCTGATCACCTCGACCAGCGGCAGCACGGGCACCGGGTTGAAGAAGTGCAGGCCCAGCACGCGGCCGGGGTTCTTCGTGGCGGTGGCGATGCGCTGGATCGGCAGCGAGCTGGTGTTGGACGCGAGCACGGCGTCGGGGTCGGTGACGACCTCGTCGAGCTTGCCGAAGACCTCCGCCTTGACGGCCTCGTTCTCGACGATCGCCTCGACCACCAGCTGGCGGTCCGCGAAGTCGGCGAGGTCGGTGGTGAACGTCAGCCGCTCGGCGGCCTGGTCGCGCTCGCGCTCGGTGATCTTGCCGCTGGACACGGCGCGGTCCAGCGACTTGAGGATGCGGGCGCGGCCGCCGGCCGCGAGCTCCTCGGTGGCCTCCCAGACCAGCACGTCGGCACCCGCGCGGGCGGACACCTCGGCGATGCCGCCGCCCATCTGACCCGCGCCGACGACGCCGACCCGCGAAACTGCTTCGCTCATAAGAACTTCCTAACGTAACAACGACTAGAGGTGAGACGGAGGTAACTCTGCAGGGGTACGCCCAGAACGTACCCACATACGCCGCAGGCGGCCCGCGACGAAAGTCACGGACCGCCTGCGATCGGCTAGATTCCCGGAGAGGCGGGCCTGCCAGTTCCTAGTGGAACTGGCCCTCCTCGGTGGAGCCCTTCAGGGCGGCCGTCGAGGTGTTGGGGTCGACGGTGGTGGCGATGCGGTCGAAGTAGCCGGCGCCGACCTCGCGCTGGTGCTTGGTGGCGGTGTAGCCACGGGCCTCCGACGCGAACTCGCGCTCCTGCAGGTCGACGTACGCCGTCATGCCCTCGCGGGCGTAGCCGTAGGCCAGGTCGAACATCGAGTGGTTGAGGGCGTGGAAGCCGGCCAGCGTGATGAACTGGAAGGTGAAGCCCATCGCGCCGAGCTCCTTCTGGAACTTGGCGATGGTCGCGTCGTCCAGCGCCTGCTTCCAGTTGAAGGACGGCGAGCAGTTGTAGGAGAGCAGCTGGTCCGGGAACTCGGACTTGACGCCCTCGGCGAACTTCTTGGCGACCTCGAGGTCCGGAACGCCGGTCTCCATCCAGATCATGTCCGCGTACGGCGCGTAGGCCTTGGCGCGGGCGATGCAGGGCTCGATGCCGTTCTTGATGTTGTAGAAGCCCTCGGCGGTGCGCTCACCGGTCACGAACGGCTTGTCGCGATCGTCGACGTCCGAGGTGATCAGGGTGGCGGCCTCGGCATCGGTGCGCGCGATGACGACGGTGGGCGTGTTCGCCACGTCGGCGGCCAGGCGGGCCGAGGTCAGGGTGCGGATGTGCTGCTGGGTGGGGATGAGCACCTTGCCACCGAGGTGGCCGCACTTCTTCTCCGAGGCGAGCTGATCCTCCCAGTGGGTACCGGCGGCACCCGCGGCGATCATGGCCTTCTGCAGCTCGTAGACGTTCAGGGCGCCACCGAAGCCGGCCTCGCCGTCGGCCACGATCGGCACGACCCAGTTGTCGACGGACTTGTCACCCTCGACGCGGGCGATCTCGTCGGCGCGGAGCATGGCGTTGTTGATGCGACGCACGACCGACGGCACCGAGTTGGCCGGGTACAGCGACTGGTCGGGGTAGGTGTGGCCCGAGAGGTTCGCGTCACCGGCGACCTGCCAGCCGGAGAGGTAGATCGCCTTGAGGCCGGCGCGCACCTGCTGCACGGCCATGTTGCCGGTGAGGGCACCCAGGGCGTTGATGTAGGAGCCGTCACCCTTGGTGACGCCGTCCCACAGGATCTCCGCGCCGCGGCGAGCGAGGGTGTTCTCCTCGACGACGCTGCCCTGCAGCTCGGCGACCTGCTCGGCGGTGTACTCGCGCGTGATGCCCTTCCAACGCGGGTTGGTGTCCCAATCCTGCTGGATCTCGGCGGCGGTCCGCGGCTGTCCGACGGTGCTCATTGGCTCCCCGTTCTTCTCTGCGTCGATGTGGATCTGATCGGCCACCGGGAGGCTGAGCGAGGGTTATCGCTAACCCGATTCGCAGTCCCGGCGTTGCGCCTTCGCCTACTGTGCCACACCTAAAGCCGCAGGCCAAGGCGGTCGAGTATGCCAAAGCAAGCCATGAAATCACAGCGATCCTGCTAATCCTGCGAAGGTCCGCAGCGAACCTCGCCGGAAAAAGTACGCCCGTACTGGGAGTTTGCGGGCCCGGGGTTCCGGGCCCCGTCGCCCGTTCCCGACGGTCCGCCGCCGCCCCGTTGCGCGACGCGGGCTCCCCGGTGTGACACACCTCACTGCAAAGGTTCGCCCGAACCTCCGGAACCGGGCGGTAGCTGGGCGTCCGGGACTAAACTTCGCTCCATGTCCAAGACCTTCGTGGGGGCACGGCTCCGTGGCCTGCGCAAGGAGCGCGGGCTGTCGCAGGCGTCGCTGGCGGAGGCGCTCGAGATCTCGCCGTCGTACCTGAACCAGATCGAGCACGACGTGCGGCCGCTCAGCGTGCCCGTCCTGCTGAAGATCACCGACGTCTTCGGCGTCGACACCTCCTTCTTCAACTCGCAGGACCAGACGCGACTGATCGCGGAGCTGCGCGAGGTCACGATGGACGTCGACGCGCCCACCAGCACCGACGAGCTGTCCGAGCTGGCGCGCGATCACCCCGGCTTCGCCCGCGCCATGGTCGCGCTGCACCGCCGCTACCTCGGCGCCGCCGATCAGCTGGCCCAGGTCACCGACGGCCGCAACGACCCCGGCGCCCGCGGCGCCATCCCCAACCCGCACGAGGAAGTGCGCGACTTCTTCTACCAGCGGCAGAACTACTTCCACGAGCTCGACGTCGCCGCCGAGGAGCTCACCGCGCGGATGCGCATGCACAACGCCGACGTCCGCACCGAGATCGTGACCCGCCTCGAGGCCGTGCACAACGTCTCCATCCGCCGCCGCGTCGACCTCGGGGAGACGGTGCTGCACCGCTACGACCCCCGCACCCGCGTGCTGGAGATCAACCGCCACCTCTCCGGCGGGCAGCAGGTCTTCAAGATGGCCGCCGAGCTCGCCTACCTCGAGTGCGGCCGGGAGATCGACGCCCTGGTCGACGGTGCCGGGTTCGGCTCGGAGGAGGCGGGGCGGCTCGCCCGCCTCGGGCTCGCCAACTACTACGCCGCGGCCGTCGTGCTGCCTTACACGCAGTTCCACGGCGCCGCCGAGGAGTTCGAGTACGACATCGAGCGGCTCTCCGCGTTCTTCTCAGTGAGCTACGAGACCATCGCGCACCGGATGTCCACACTGCAGCGCCCCAACCTGCGCGGCGTGCCGCTCTCCTTCGTCCGCGTCGACCGCGCGGGCAACATGAGCAAGCGGCAGAGCTCCACCGGCTTCCACTTCTCCGCCTCCGGCGGCACCTGCCCGCTGTGGAACGTCTACGAGACGTTCGCGTGGCCGGGGAAGATCATCACGCAGATCGTCGAGATGCCTGACGGCCGCAACTACCTGTGGGTCGCGCGCACCGTCGAGCGGCGGGCCGCCCGGTACGGCCAGCCCGGCAAGACCTTCGCCATCGGCATCGGCTGCGAACTGCGGCACGCGCACCGCCTGGTCTACGCCCGCGGTCTCGATCTCTCCGACGCCAACGCCACCCCCATCGGCGCCGGCTGCCGCGTCTGCGAGCGCGCGGGCTGTCCCCAGCGCGCCTTCCCGGCCATCGGCAAGGCCTTGGATATCGACGAGCACCGCTCCACGATCTCGCCCTACCTCGTGCGTTGAGGCGCCCACCGAACGGTAGCGTCGGGTCATGACACCGCGCGTGACTCCCGGCGGACTCCGCCAGCTCGGCCCGATCAACTACGCCATCGCCAAGATCGGCGCGAAGGCCATTCGCGCCGACGACATGCACCTGTTCTCCACGCTCGGCCGCACCAAGCGGCTGTTCGTCGGCTGGCTCGGCTACTCCGGCATGCTGATGCCCTTCGGCGCCCTCAAGCGCTCGGAGTCGGAGACGGTCATCGTCCGCGTCGCCTTCCTGCGGGAGAGCGCCTACGAGCTGGGCCATCACCGCCGCATCGGCGCGCAGGCGGGGCTCACGGAGACGCAGTTCGAGCGCATCTTCGACGGCTCGGGCTGGGACGAGCGCAGCGCAGCGCTGCTCGCCGTGGTCACCGAGCTGGTCGAGGACAAGGCGGTCACCGACGAGTCCTGGGCCCGTCTCGCCGCGTTCTACGACGAACGCAAGCTGGTGGAGATCGTCATGCTTGCGACCAACTACGACGGCCTCGCCACCGCCATCGACGTGCTCGGCATCCAACCGGAGAAGCCCTGATCGTGCGGGTACACAAGGTGATCCCCAACATCACCGTCGACGACATCGCCACCGCGCGCGGCTTCTACGCGGACTTCCTCGGCCTCGACGACGAGGAGTTCAACCTCGGGTGGGTCGCCCGCTTCTCCTCCCCCGACCACCGCGCCAGCGTGCAGCTCGTGACCGGCGACCGGACCGCGGAGATCGACTCGGACCTGTCCGTGATGACCGACGACGTCGAGGCGGCCTACGCGGAGGCGCAGCGCTCCGGCTACGAGATCGTCCACCCGCTCACCAGCGAGGAGTGGGGCCCGCGCCGGTTCTTCGTCCGCGCCCCCGACAGCACCGTCGTCAACGTCGTCGGCCACCCGCACTGACCGCTCACGATGTCGAGTTCTGCGGCACCACAGGTGCTCAGGAGCACACGTGACGCCGCAGAACTCGAATTCGTGAACCGCTAGCGCGTCGCCAGGTACTCCGGGCGACGGGCGTCTGCGGCGAAGGGCTCCTGCAGCCCGTTGGAGACGGCGTTGAACACGACGAACAGGTTCGACCGCGGGTACGGCGAGATGTTCCCCGCCGAGGCGTGCAGGCAGTTGCAGTCGAAGTACAACGCGCTTCCTGCACCGCCGGTGACCTGCTCGATCCCGTACTCATCGGCCATCGCGGCGATGTCCCGCTCCTCCGGCGTGCCGAACGGCGGCCGGTAGGACTTGAGCGATTCGCGGTGGTACTCGCCGGGCGTGCGCCCCACGCAGGAGACGAACCGGCGGTGCGAGCCGGGCATGATCATCAGCGAGCCGTTGAAGGGCGTGTTCGGCGTGAGCGCCAGCGAGACGCTCACCGCGCGCGGCGTGGGCATGCCGTCCTCGGCGTGCCAGGTCTCGAAGTCGCTGTGCCAGTAGAAGGGTCCGCCGGCGAAACCGGGCTTGAGGTTGACGCGGCTCTGGTGCACGTAGACGTCGTCGCCGAGCAGCTGTCGGGCCACGCCCGCGATCTCCTCGCGCGCGATGATCGACGCGATCTTCTCGCTGAGCTCGTGCACCGCGAAGACCGACCGCACGCTGCCGTCGGAGGTCTCGCGGATCACCCGCTCGTCGGTGCCGAGCCGCGTGGTCACCGCGTCGATCTCGGCGCGGACGTCGCGGATGTCGCCGGCGCCGAGCACGCCCTCCACGCTGCGGAAACCGCGGGCGGCGAAGTCGTCGACGGCACCGTCGGGCCAGGGGCCTGATCGTCCGGGCCAGACGACGGGGTCGTGTCGGTCGTGGATCTCGCTATGGTCGACGCGCGTCGGGTAGTGGTCGGTGAGCGTCGCTGCGTTGTTCATCGATTCCTTCCGTCCGGGCAGTGCGCTTTCCACTGCGTGCCTCGCGGCGCGGACGTGAAGACGGTGACCGATGCCCTTTCTCGACCCGGCGCCGTGGCCACGCCACGCCGCGATCCCGACCCTGCCAGGGTCCGGCACGAGTGTCCAACCCGCTGGAAGCGCACGGCGGCCCGGCACCGTGGATCGGTGCCGGGCCGCCGGGAAGCGCGATGCCTAGAGGTTGATCATGTGCCCCGCGAGGCCGTGGATCGACTCCTGCAGGCCCTCCGACAGCGTCGGGTGCGTGTGCACGTTGCGGGCCAGCTCGTTGACGGTGAGGTCCCACTTCTGCGCGAGGGTC contains:
- a CDS encoding 3-hydroxybutyryl-CoA dehydrogenase: MSEAVSRVGVVGAGQMGGGIAEVSARAGADVLVWEATEELAAGGRARILKSLDRAVSSGKITERERDQAAERLTFTTDLADFADRQLVVEAIVENEAVKAEVFGKLDEVVTDPDAVLASNTSSLPIQRIATATKNPGRVLGLHFFNPVPVLPLVEVISSLSTSEAAAARAEQFASEVLGKQVVRATDRSGFIVNALLVPYLLSAIRMYESGFATAEDIDKGMMLGCAHPMGPLKLADLVGLDTVKFIADAMYAEYKEPTYAAPPLLLRLVEAGYVGKKSGRGIYEYPAK
- a CDS encoding low temperature requirement protein A, with amino-acid sequence MTDGPSAVRRRLTRMAGRDPHEEGRTATTLELFFDLTFVVVFSLAGVQLADAIAEAHYFTAFLGFGFCAFAAIWAWINFTWMASAFDTDDWLFRAVTMLQMIGVCIMALGIEPFFTSITAGDRPNNTVLVIGYVVMRVALLAQWTRVAISSPQYRTAAVTYIIAITIAQIGWLITAFAPLTLGQIIAAGLILYVVELGGPYVAERRQRTPWNPHHIAERYGLLTIITLGEGVVGTVVALQALLKAQGWSLDIAVLGVAAMVLNLSIWWIYFSIPVGHALVRNTNKCFAWGYGHIAIFMAIAAFGAGLHVEALGISHEAHVSNVVVASAFVIPLAAAVLGIEIMDAYLTGFDGHRAVTVGITLALLGAGVAAVAAGATPLAALVWSAIALLVQVVVEELWSGKRRAERLA
- a CDS encoding NAD(P)/FAD-dependent oxidoreductase, with translation MNETQILDTVIVGGGAAGLTAAQVLGRARRAVTVVDAGAPRNAPAEHMHGYLGHDGLNPAELLAIGRREAQAYGVRILDGAATAVRRSGDLVEVTVGDEVLRARTLLVATGLTDVLPDVPGVAERFGRDAIHCPFCHGYEVRDWPLAVLGGDNAAMSVHQALMIPQWSRDLVFFTNGLEIDDADRASIEARGTRIVDGAVAGLVVDGDALRAVRLADGTEIEREAVFVGPRFVPQDELLLQLGAERGDAGPFPTVPVDPMGAVAGQPGVWAAGNVVNPMAQVIVAAGAGSVAAMAISAHLLQRDIAADMDAATLDRRPA
- a CDS encoding SDR family oxidoreductase, translating into MTKLAGKTAVVAGGGKNLGGLVSRHLAGLGANVVVHYNSPSSEAEARETAAAVEAAGGKALLFQGDLTAPAKVTELFDAAVAEFGGVDVAVNTVGKVLRKPILETSEEEYDSMLDINAKAAYFFIKEAGRTLNDDGTLITIVTALLGAFTDGYSTYAGGKSPVEHFNRAAAKEFGVRGISVNAIAPGPMDTPFFYGQETPERVEFHKSQGMGNRLTFIEDIAPIVDFLSTDGHWITGQTLFANGGYTTR
- a CDS encoding saccharopine dehydrogenase NADP-binding domain-containing protein — its product is MTDTTRSARSEEIWILGASGRIGSAVTADLAARGLTPVLVGRAADGDRLRRTTADIGSRTVLANGIDDIATEIARQRPAVVFNGIGNYVETAPVIARACMPGGHYLDLAADLTAVPRLLDLDGEAQQAGSTLVTGSGFGVLATEAVVIKLCEDRPTPAAVRVDALASVSLSAGVVGAAFAASMIDMFATGGRRYTDGRMVTARLGADLQNLTLPDGEQATSAGAPTAELLAAHRASGAPSVTATTGVAPTSRAVRAVAPLVGTLLSIGPLRRLALSRVSRATMKDSPAPRRHSWGHAVVTWADGTRREGWLRAEDGMAYTASVAASVAAHLARGDGRPGAYTPGVLFGADLAEEAGGRFLLDIAAGSGPAV
- the aceA gene encoding isocitrate lyase, whose amino-acid sequence is MSTVGQPRTAAEIQQDWDTNPRWKGITREYTAEQVAELQGSVVEENTLARRGAEILWDGVTKGDGSYINALGALTGNMAVQQVRAGLKAIYLSGWQVAGDANLSGHTYPDQSLYPANSVPSVVRRINNAMLRADEIARVEGDKSVDNWVVPIVADGEAGFGGALNVYELQKAMIAAGAAGTHWEDQLASEKKCGHLGGKVLIPTQQHIRTLTSARLAADVANTPTVVIARTDAEAATLITSDVDDRDKPFVTGERTAEGFYNIKNGIEPCIARAKAYAPYADMIWMETGVPDLEVAKKFAEGVKSEFPDQLLSYNCSPSFNWKQALDDATIAKFQKELGAMGFTFQFITLAGFHALNHSMFDLAYGYAREGMTAYVDLQEREFASEARGYTATKHQREVGAGYFDRIATTVDPNTSTAALKGSTEEGQFH
- a CDS encoding class I SAM-dependent methyltransferase; translated protein: MTSALDRVEALLDPGRLGREPDRSHGYLDVLAPDSARPTGLSNALMHNPALAAVYEKAWRPAFTRLFSLGGSGTLSRTDVLLDELTGRGDQKLLDVACGPGLYTKPLARKLSGEGVVVGLDVSEAMLQRAVRDNADDRVAYVRGSALDVPFPDDTFDTVVCLAALYLIPAPRLAVREICRVAKPGGRVALFTSLQTPLTSVLGSSTAERVSGFRWFGKDEITGWLREYGLVDVQQTVSGQGQFVTARKPG
- a CDS encoding LysR family transcriptional regulator encodes the protein MTTPDLRRLEQFVAAMEEPSLAAAAARLHLSQQALSAALRQLERELGTPLFTRSGRRLAPTAAARSLYDGAPSVLSGARLLAARARAAGAERPRVFVVGRSPAVTADEAYELLEPLIDRPESPSITVRELFPSAMTDELEQGTVDLVLRRGVALPDRLAGVTLTYHRMRVALHRDHELAGRTSLALADLAGSPIVVWAPPHASFYTDFLVAQCRRAGFEPDLLVNRVQGTPPATAVLTSPHAAAFVTDPAGPRSGGRVVVLDLDDAPQVPVQALWLPHTTDPLRAELLAAYPPA